The segment TTGTGAGTGTGGGAGTGGTAGCCCTTATTATTCTCTTTCAAGATGAAATAAGAAGATTTTTACTCACGTTAGGTTCCCATAGGAATGTTAGGCGCCTGGTGCGATTTTTTACGGGTCATATAGAAGGAAAAGTAGAACATGATGATATTCTACCTATAGTGATGGCTTGTTTAAATATGAGTAAACAGAAAGTAGGAGCACTTATTGTGATGGAGCATACATTTCCTTTGGATGAAATCATAGCAACTGGGGAAGAGTTTAATGCCGAGATTAATCAAAGGTTAATTGAAAATATATTTTTTAAGAATAGCCCCCTTCATGATGGAGCTATGATTATCAATAAGAATAAAATTCGTGCAGCAGGCTGTATTTTGCCTGTATCACATGATATGAATATTCCTAAAGAACTAGGATTAAGACATCGAGCAGCTATGGGTATTTCACAACAATCTGATGCACATGCAATAGTTGTTTCCGAAGAAACAGGTGATATTTCTGTAGCTTATCAAGGGCAATTTTACCTTAAACTTAGTGCTGAAGAATTAGAGACATTACTGACCAAAGAAAATTAACTTAAATTAAAGCTATGGATAGACGTAAATTTTTGAGATCAGGGGGCTTAGTGCTCTTAGGTTCGCTAGCAGCTCCTACAATAGCATCTGCCACGTCATTAACAGAGAGTAACAAGCATAAAGATGAAGGAACTCTTATGCGGGCGATGAATCATTTTGAAGTAACTCAAGAAGATATCAATAAAGTGCTTAAAGCAGCACTAGAAAAGGGAGGTGATTATGCAGATGTCTTCTTTGAACATTCTTTTAACAACAATGTCGGGTTGCAAGATGGGGAGGTAAACCGCTGTAGTTCTAATATTGACTATGGAGTAGGGATACGTGTTGTGTCTGGAGATCAAACCGGATATGCCTATGTAGAACATATTACATTAGAAGAAATGTTGAAGGCAGCTCGTACAGCAGCTCGTATTGCTCAAGGTAGTAGAAAAGTTGATCCAGTTGCATTGACTGAAAAAGTAATAAAAGAAAATTACTATCCTGTCACTTCTCCCTGGGAGCAGGTTATATTAAAAGATAAAATACCTTACCTTCAAAAGGTAAATGAAAAAATATTCTCGTTGGATAATCGTGTTATTAAGGTTGTCGCTTCACTTTCAGATAACACTTCTCATATTTTATTCTGTAACTCAGAAGGAGTGAGTTATTACGATTATAGACCGATGGTTTCTTTTACAGCTTTCTGCGTAATGAAAGAAGGAGATAGAACTGAGAATGGATATGCTTCACGATCATATCGAAGAGGCTTTGAGTTTCTTACCCAAGATTTAATGGATATCGTGGCTAGAGAAGCCGTTGAAAATACTTCTCTGTCATTTAAAGCTATCAAACCTAAAGGCGGAGAGATGCCTGTCGTTATGGGAGCTGGTGGTTCGGGTATATTGTTGCATGAAGCTATAGGACATGCTTTTGAGGCTGATTTCAATAGAAAAAATACCTCTATTTTTGCAAATCAGTTGAATAAGAAAGTATGTAATAAACATATTTCTGTGATTGATGATGGTACTATACTCTACAACAGAGGATCTGTAAATATAGATGATGAAGGCGTTGAAGGTCAAAAAACTTATATTGTTAAAGAAGGTGTCTTAACAAGCTATCTGCATGATAGAATTAGTGCAAAGCATTATGGTGTAGAACCAACAGGAAATGGTAGAAGAGAATCATTTCGTAGCATGCCTATACCTAGGATGCGTGCTACTTATATGGAGCCTGGAAACTATAAAGAAAAAGATATTATAGCATCTGTAAAAAAGGGTGTTTATGTAAACCAATTTACCAATGGACAAGTTCAAATTGGTGCAGGAGATTTTACTTTCTTTGTAAAATCGGGATTCTTGATAGAAAACGGGAAACTCACCCAACCTATTAAGGATATCAATATTATTGGAAATGGACCAAAAGCTTTAGCTGATATAACGATGGTTGCTGACAATGATATTATTGATAATGGTACATGGACGTGTGGTAAGGATGGACAGTCTTGTCCTGTTACCTGTGGAATGCCCTCTGCACTTGTTAGTAAACTGACCGTTGGTGGAGAAAGTTAAACCTTTAAAAGAAAAATGTTATGATATCAACAGAATATAAAAAGCTCTCTGAATGGGCTATGGATTTTGCCTTGAAAAATGGCTGTCAGTCTGCAAAAGTAATACTTCAAGAAGGAGTAAATTCGAGCTACTCCTTACGTGATGCAAAGATAGAAACCTTAGAGCAGGCCTCAGAGATGGCTCTTGGTTTTCATTTATATGTAGATGGTAGGTTTGGTTCTTTTTCAACAAATAGATTGGATAAAAAAGAATTAGAACAATTTATAAAAACAGGCATTGAGGCTACTCGTTATTTAGCTGTGGATAAAGCTAGAACTCTTCCCACATCTGATAGATACTACAAAGGGGATTTGCCGAATCTACAACTTTATGATAATTCATTTGAAAATATTCACCCTGATGAAAAAGTAGCTATAGCAAAGAAAGTAGCTCATGAAATCTTGGGAAAAGACAATCGAATATTATCTGTTTCTTCTAGTTACTCCGATGGTTCTAGTTCAGTTTATCAAATAACAAGTAACGGTTTTGAAGGTGAAACGGATCGCTCTTGGTATAATGTTTCTTCAAGTGTAAGCATTAAAGGAGAAGGAGAAGCCAGGCCTTCTGATTTTTGGTATGACTCTGCTATTTATTTTTCTGATCTCAATACGAATGGAATTGGAGCTAAGGCACTAGAAAGAACCTTACGAAAGCTGGGACAGAAAAAGGTAAAATCTGGTAAATATACAATGCTTATTGATTCACTCACTTCTTCTCGTTTGTTATCTCCTCTTTTAGGAGCTACTTATGGGAATGCCTTGCAGCAGAAAAACTCTTTTTTAGAAGATAAATTAAATGAAAAAATAGGAAGTAGTTTATTTACTCTTTATGATAGACCTCATATAAAAAGGGCAAGTGGGGCTCGTTATTTTGATGGGGAAGGAGTAGCAACTCAGACGAGAGAGATTTTTACGGAGGGAGTATTGAATACTTACTTTATAGATACTTATGTAGGTAATAAAATGGGTATTACACCCACAATAAGTGGGCCTTCACTCCTTGAAATGAAATTGGGACCCAATAATCTAGAAGAATTAATTTCATCACTAGATAAAGGGATATTGGTAACTGCTTTTAACGGTGGAAACTCAAATAGTTCAACGGGAGATTTTTCTTTCGGAGTAGAAGGTTTTTTAATAGAACACGGAAGATTGACCCAACCTATTTCTGAAATGAATATTACGGGTAATCTAATTACTCTTTGGGCTTCACTAATCGGTGTGGGGAACGATCCTAAGTTGTCTTCTTCTTGGAGAATACCTTCATTGGTTTTTGATAATGTGGATTTTAGTGGGCTATAATGAAATAACCCACTAATGATATATCTTAATCAAGCATTAAACTCATATAAGGCTCTAGGTTCATAAATAGCTTGGTGGCTAATTCATTTATGCTAAGCACTGTATGGGTTTCTTGCTTTTTTGTCTTTTTAAAAGAAACAATTCCTTCTTTTATAGTATAAAAGCCTTCATTTTTGCTTAATAAAGGATCTTCTACAAAGAATTCATCTTTCCATTTAGGTAATGCTTTTGCAAATATTTCTAGTATTGGTTTGACTTGTATGATACGTAACATACCAAACTTTTCCTTTTTATTGCTTAAGGGAGGAGATATGACATATAAGGATTTAGTACCAAAGTACTTATACATGGTGTAAAAAAGCTCGTGTTGGATAGCTCTACTATCAGCAAGAATTTCATTAACGTGTATGGATTTATCTTCCGTATCGTAATAAGCTAGTGCAATACCTACAATATCTCTTCCTTTATGGGCAGTGAAAACTTGACCCTGAGCTAAGCGAAGATCTGCCAATATTACTTCGAAGTCTTCTTTTGTATGTAATATAACTGCAGGAATTTCATTCATTATTTTGTCAAAGTAATTGTAACTCTTTTGGTTAAATTGATCATAAAATGTTACAACGATATCGCTATCTTTTTTTTCCTTTGGTAAATCTAGGTTGTAGGCTGTGTTGAAAAATACAGTTTCAAAACCTGACTTCTGGTAATAAATGAATAAATTATCATTAGCTGGAATTAGGGTACAGATTGGGATGTTTTTATCTTGTAATTGCTTACAGCTTTTCTCCAATAGCTGATGCATAATGCCCTTCTTTCTATAATCTGGATGTGTACATGCTCCAGAAATATAGGAAGAGGGTACTATTTGTCCATGGAACTTGAAAGGATAAGACAAGAGTTGTAGCACTGAAGTCATACGTTCACCATCCATGATGGAAATAGTATTTTCATCTGTGTAGCGTTTTTGAAAGTATAATTCTGTAAAAAGGGGATTATCATTGAAGCAAATCTCCCATAATTCTTTAGCCTTTTCCTTCTTTTTCATAGTTACCAGTTTATTAGTTCGACAGGTTCATCTTTAAGTAGGTTTACCATACTTTTTTCTAAGATAATTTCTGGATTATAAGATAATTTGGCTTTCCTTAATCCAGGAATTCCTAAATCTTCTTCTCTATTAATATATACATATTGCTCAGGAATATGATTAGCAAATTCCATATTAATCATTGCATAAGCTCCTTCAATAGAGGTGTCAGCTTTTTCTACATGGGTACCAAATGTATCGTAGTTGATTGGCATACCAAATGTAAAGGCAACAATTTTGCCATCTACTCGTAGTAGTCCTCCTGTTAATCCAAGAGCTTCGAAATTTTTAAGAGCGAAAGTCAATGCTCTTCTTTCATTTCCAGTACCTTCATACTCATCGCAATTATTCTCTTTACACCATTTTTCTTCTAATATGAGACATTCGTCAATATTATCTGATGTGATTGGAGTATATTCGTAGTTAGGATGTTCTCTCTTAAAACGGTTTGTAAAATTTCTTTTTGATTGAAATTTTTTCCCTTTCAAAGTGGCTAGATCTGTTCTTAGATAGATATAATCTGCATAATTACGTGTTGTAGCAAACGCAAATTTATTAGGTAGTATTTCCTCTAAATCGGCTTGCATTCCTCTACATACACCTAGCATCCTAAAAGGTTGTTGCTCTTCGTTAGCGTCCTGTATGAGGTCCTTAATAACTTTTTTTAAATCACCCTCACCTACAGGCATCATATAGGCTAATTCTCCTTCAACCCAAAATTTGAAGACTAAAAAGCCATCGACAATGGCAAACTGGGTATCATAGAGGAATCTCCAACTGCATAAGTTAGAAAAGGATAGGTCGCAATTACGCCTATTACTTTTCATTGTAAATTTGGTAATGGTATCTTTATCAGATATTTCAATATCTTTAAATGCTATCATAAAATTCTTATAACGTTTTTAATCATCAATAATAACAATCAAAACGTGTTTTTGTTATAAGAATCCCATAAGTCTTAATATGGTAGGCGTAAGAATAGAGGTTAGAATGCCATTTAGCGTTAGCCCAAGGCTAGCATAAGCCCCATATTTTCTTCCCACTTCCATAGCTGTAGAGGTTCCAACAGCATGAGCAGCGGTTCCGATAGATAGTCCCTGAGCTATAGGGCTACTAACCTTCATTAGTTGCATTACTTTGAATCCCAGAATTGCACCTAGTAATCCTACACAAACAACAACAGCCGCTGTAAGCGAAGGTATTCCTCCCAAAGATTTAGTTACCTCCATAGCAATCGGTGTAGTTACAGATTTTGGAGCTAATGAGAGTATTACTTCATGGCTAGCACCCATTAGTTTAGCAATCCA is part of the Bacteroides coprosuis DSM 18011 genome and harbors:
- a CDS encoding Conserved hypothetical protein CHP00159 (COGs: COG1624 conserved hypothetical protein~InterPro IPR003390:IPR014046~KEGG: bfs:BF0397 putative transmembrane protein~PFAM: DNA integrity scanning protein, DisA, N-terminal~SPTR: Putative uncharacterized protein;~TIGRFAM: Conserved hypothetical protein CHP00159~IMG reference gene:2504106232~PFAM: DisA bacterial checkpoint controller nucleotide-binding~TIGRFAM: TIGR00159 family protein) — encoded protein: MFFDFGVKDFIDILLVASLLYYTYKLMKSSGSINLFAGILVFVMIWLVVTQVLEMRLLGSIFDKLVSVGVVALIILFQDEIRRFLLTLGSHRNVRRLVRFFTGHIEGKVEHDDILPIVMACLNMSKQKVGALIVMEHTFPLDEIIATGEEFNAEINQRLIENIFFKNSPLHDGAMIINKNKIRAAGCILPVSHDMNIPKELGLRHRAAMGISQQSDAHAIVVSEETGDISVAYQGQFYLKLSAEELETLLTKEN
- a CDS encoding peptidase U62 modulator of DNA gyrase (COGs: COG0312 Zn-dependent protease and their inactivated homologs~InterPro IPR002510~KEGG: bth:BT_3648 putative modulator of DNA gyrase~PFAM: Peptidase U62, modulator of DNA gyrase~SPTR: Putative uncharacterized protein;~IMG reference gene:2504106233~PFAM: Putative modulator of DNA gyrase); the encoded protein is MDRRKFLRSGGLVLLGSLAAPTIASATSLTESNKHKDEGTLMRAMNHFEVTQEDINKVLKAALEKGGDYADVFFEHSFNNNVGLQDGEVNRCSSNIDYGVGIRVVSGDQTGYAYVEHITLEEMLKAARTAARIAQGSRKVDPVALTEKVIKENYYPVTSPWEQVILKDKIPYLQKVNEKIFSLDNRVIKVVASLSDNTSHILFCNSEGVSYYDYRPMVSFTAFCVMKEGDRTENGYASRSYRRGFEFLTQDLMDIVAREAVENTSLSFKAIKPKGGEMPVVMGAGGSGILLHEAIGHAFEADFNRKNTSIFANQLNKKVCNKHISVIDDGTILYNRGSVNIDDEGVEGQKTYIVKEGVLTSYLHDRISAKHYGVEPTGNGRRESFRSMPIPRMRATYMEPGNYKEKDIIASVKKGVYVNQFTNGQVQIGAGDFTFFVKSGFLIENGKLTQPIKDINIIGNGPKALADITMVADNDIIDNGTWTCGKDGQSCPVTCGMPSALVSKLTVGGES
- a CDS encoding peptidase U62 modulator of DNA gyrase (COGs: COG0312 Zn-dependent protease and their inactivated homologs~InterPro IPR002510~KEGG: bth:BT_3649 putative modulator of DNA gyrase~PFAM: Peptidase U62, modulator of DNA gyrase~SPTR: Putative uncharacterized protein;~IMG reference gene:2504106234~PFAM: Putative modulator of DNA gyrase), with amino-acid sequence MISTEYKKLSEWAMDFALKNGCQSAKVILQEGVNSSYSLRDAKIETLEQASEMALGFHLYVDGRFGSFSTNRLDKKELEQFIKTGIEATRYLAVDKARTLPTSDRYYKGDLPNLQLYDNSFENIHPDEKVAIAKKVAHEILGKDNRILSVSSSYSDGSSSVYQITSNGFEGETDRSWYNVSSSVSIKGEGEARPSDFWYDSAIYFSDLNTNGIGAKALERTLRKLGQKKVKSGKYTMLIDSLTSSRLLSPLLGATYGNALQQKNSFLEDKLNEKIGSSLFTLYDRPHIKRASGARYFDGEGVATQTREIFTEGVLNTYFIDTYVGNKMGITPTISGPSLLEMKLGPNNLEELISSLDKGILVTAFNGGNSNSSTGDFSFGVEGFLIEHGRLTQPISEMNITGNLITLWASLIGVGNDPKLSSSWRIPSLVFDNVDFSGL
- a CDS encoding GCN5-related N-acetyltransferase (COGs: COG4552 acetyltransferase involved in intracellular survival and related acetyltransferase~InterPro IPR000182~KEGG: bfr:BF0471 putative acetyltransferase~PFAM: GCN5-related N-acetyltransferase (GNAT) domain~SPTR: Acetyltransferase, GNAT family;~IMG reference gene:2504106235~PFAM: Acetyltransferase (GNAT) family), whose translation is MKKKEKAKELWEICFNDNPLFTELYFQKRYTDENTISIMDGERMTSVLQLLSYPFKFHGQIVPSSYISGACTHPDYRKKGIMHQLLEKSCKQLQDKNIPICTLIPANDNLFIYYQKSGFETVFFNTAYNLDLPKEKKDSDIVVTFYDQFNQKSYNYFDKIMNEIPAVILHTKEDFEVILADLRLAQGQVFTAHKGRDIVGIALAYYDTEDKSIHVNEILADSRAIQHELFYTMYKYFGTKSLYVISPPLSNKKEKFGMLRIIQVKPILEIFAKALPKWKDEFFVEDPLLSKNEGFYTIKEGIVSFKKTKKQETHTVLSINELATKLFMNLEPYMSLMLD
- a CDS encoding hypothetical protein (COGs: COG4866 conserved hypothetical protein~KEGG: bth:BT_3689 hypothetical protein~SPTR: Putative uncharacterized protein;~IMG reference gene:2504106236~PFAM: Uncharacterized conserved protein (DUF2156)) translates to MIAFKDIEISDKDTITKFTMKSNRRNCDLSFSNLCSWRFLYDTQFAIVDGFLVFKFWVEGELAYMMPVGEGDLKKVIKDLIQDANEEQQPFRMLGVCRGMQADLEEILPNKFAFATTRNYADYIYLRTDLATLKGKKFQSKRNFTNRFKREHPNYEYTPITSDNIDECLILEEKWCKENNCDEYEGTGNERRALTFALKNFEALGLTGGLLRVDGKIVAFTFGMPINYDTFGTHVEKADTSIEGAYAMINMEFANHIPEQYVYINREEDLGIPGLRKAKLSYNPEIILEKSMVNLLKDEPVELINW
- a CDS encoding LrgB family protein (COGs: COG1346 Putative effector of murein hydrolase~InterPro IPR007300~KEGG: bfs:BF0417 LrgB family transmembrane protein~PFAM: LrgB-like protein~SPTR: Putative membrane protein;~IMG reference gene:2504106237~PFAM: LrgB-like family~TIGRFAM: TIGR00659 family protein) — protein: MNFLENQFFLLAVTFTLFFFAKLLQKRTHILLLNPILITIAVLIVFLKTFNISYETYNEGGKLIEFWLKPAVVALGVPLYLQLETIKKQFIPILVSQFAGCVIGVVTVVWIAKLMGASHEVILSLAPKSVTTPIAMEVTKSLGGIPSLTAAVVVCVGLLGAILGFKVMQLMKVSSPIAQGLSIGTAAHAVGTSTAMEVGRKYGAYASLGLTLNGILTSILTPTILRLMGFL